In the Erythrolamprus reginae isolate rEryReg1 chromosome 13, rEryReg1.hap1, whole genome shotgun sequence genome, one interval contains:
- the LOC139175501 gene encoding phospholipase A and acyltransferase 3-like isoform X2 gives MDEVDLELGDLIEIFRLAYQHWAIYVGNGYVIHLAPPSEIAGAGCASLMSTLTNKALVKKERLMEVVGHDRYRVNNKHDSKYTPLPVNKIVGLAEEKVGQELEYKITSENCEHFVTELRYGVARSDQVRDFFVGATIAGLAGLFVGVGTAMVRRKKQQNQ, from the exons GTTGATCTGGAGCTTGGGGACTTGATAGAAATCTTCCGCTTGGCTTACCAGCACTGGGCGATCTACGTGGGGAACGGCTATGTGATCCATCTCGCTCCGCCAA GTGAAATTGCCGGAGCAGGTTGTGCCAGCCTCATGTCCACTCTTACCAACAAGGCCTTGGTGAAGAAGGAGCGGCTCATGGAAGTGGTGGGCCATGACCGATACCGGGTCAACAACAAGCACGATTCGAAATACACCCCGCTGCCCGTCAACAAGATTGTCGGTCTGGCCGAAGAGAAAGTGGGCCAAGAGCTGGAGTACAAAATCACCAGCGAGAATTGTGAGCACTTCGTCACCGAGCTGCGCTACGGTGTGGCCAGGAGTGATCAA GTCCGAGATTTCTTTGTGGGGGCGACCATCGCTGGCCTGGCTGGCTTGTTTGTTGGCGTCGGCACAGCCATGGTTAGGAGGAAAAAGCAACAGAACCAATAA